TAAACTCATGGAAGTCGAGAGGGCCAAAGATGACAGCTGAATCCGTCTCGATATAAGGAATATTTCCTAATAGAGTGAGTTGTGAATCAATATTCTTTACTAAAAATTGTAAAGAATCAGGGTTGTACATATTGCTACTTAAGAATATATCTTCACCAGTATCAATATTTTCAACAACAAAATAATCGAAGTATACCGCGGGTTCTCCCCCCGAGGAATCTTCATCCTGGCAGGCTGCCAGAAGGAAGATTCCCATCAAAAATGTTAGTACTTTCATAGCCATAACGTTTATCTACTCAATAAAGACTTTTTTCGTTAATACCGCTGATCCTAAACATATTCGCAAATAGTATAAACCTTCACTCAATGCGGACACGTCAATAGATTCTTTGCCATTCATACTCTCTTGTTCAGCTACTACTTGGCCTTGTTTGTCCATCAGTTCTATATGATACGTTCCTTTTTTGTTAAACGACAAGTTGATCTGCTGGTTACTAGGGTTGGGATATACCAACACATCAAGAACTTGATCAGAAGACTCCGTACGCATCGATTTGGTTGGAACATCCTGTTTCTGTTCTTCCTCAATGTATTCAAAAGAAATAGAATCGTCAGTTACTAGTGATGAATAACAGTTAGATCCGGAAGAGACGGAAACCCCCCTACCATTAGTGCCCGAACAGCTACCAAAATTGACATTTACACTTACATACCCCCCGCTGGAGCCATACGGCACGTAAATTTGTACATTTGATGAACCCTGCCCAGAATGTATTTGCAAATTACCCATGACCGACCAGGTGTAGCTACCTCCTGTAGCACTCGTGCTATAAGTCACATACTCACCCTCACATACGGTATAAGGGCCGTTCACTGCAATACTTGACAGTTGGTTACTGATACTCTTACTCACTGGAGGACGTCCACAACTTGGTGCAACGCGGATGGTACCCCTACTATTGCTGGAAGCCGTAATGGTTACGGTATGGTTACCCTGTCCTGAAATCGTCCACCCACTAGGTATTTCCCATTGATAATCAGATGCTCCCGAAGTAGCTGGTACTGAATAGGTTGCTGATTGATTAGGGCATAGTTTGGAAGGGCCACTAATAAAATAACCGGGGGAAGAAGTGGCAAATGATGGCAAAAAAAGCACCATCACGGCTGCTTGCTGGGGGGTAAAAGTAGAGCGACACGTATTACCATTTCCGAAAGAGTAAGACATGATATTTCCTTCATCAGGTTGCCAAGCAGCCCCCCACTTATCATTCCCTAAGGTACCATCATAATTACAACTACTAGGATTAAGTCTAATTACTTTATCATAAAATAAATTTGGATCAGCTGGGGTATCACAGAGGAAGTCTCCATTTACCTCGCACTTCTTCCAACCTGAAGTTTGGAGGCACCCAATACCTTGTTTTCTAGTTCTACTTACTGATTCTTGATAGCATTTACTACAGTCACGGTTTGAACTATTATTTGAACGTCCGCCATCATGCGTATGAAATAGTCCTAAGTTATGCCCTATTTCATGTGTAAGCGTATGATCGGAAGCACCAGACGATATAGCGCAACGATAGGGGTTGGACGAACTGGGTAATCTTGCTCGGCCACTTAGAGCAGTACCATCTATGATCATGCTGTTTACAAAATGTACTCGAAGTGTATTGGCAGGCCCCGGAAAGTCTACCATGTCGTCATAATCGTTGTCTGAACGGACATCATAGTAACTATTATTAGCACCCACTAGAACGCCACACTGTAAATATAAGGTAATAGGGACAGCGTTATCCTCAAAAAATTGGTTAACCTGATCTATCTCATTCTCAACTTGTGGTCCTGTGAAAGGTAGTGTGCCTGAAGAATTAGCCCATATATAAGCTTTGACCGGAATATAGTAATGCGATGACGATGAGAACGCTTTTGCTTGGGATGATTCAGGAAGTGACTTTTTGTAATCAGCATAAGACTGACCTACATTTGAGTTGTTAAGCTTTTGTAAGTAGTCCTTTTCAATTTCAAGGCCTTTCTCGATCGCTTCATCTATAAGATATTGCGCGTTTTTGTAGTAAGGTAATTTTTCAATTTGCTTTAATGTAGGGGACAACGTACCGCATTGAGGTGCTTTCTTCTGGATTTCTTGAGCAAAAGAAGAAAGTTGAAAAGCCATGAAAAGCCAGCAGAAAATACATGAAGTTTTCATAAAAGTTATAGGTTAAATAAGCGAAAAATAGACTTCTAACGAGAGCCGAGCATTCTCGTACCAAGAACGAAGCAGGGATGTTAGCAAAATTATATAGGCAATTCGGTAGCTATATTGCTTCGTAGTACTGGGGCAATAGATCGCTATTGCTGTATCATTTTCATTTTGTCAGATTTGTCAGAAAGTAGACTATTCGTTTGAAATTACGTATAGGACAGCACGCTTCATAGGACTGAAGTATCAAAAAATGACGGTAAGTCTACTAGTTGGTCTGGTAAGAATTATTGCCCGCGGGAAGGGAATTCATCCTATGCCTAATATAGTGATTAATGACAGAAAATGATACTACCAATTCTGGTAACTTGGTAAGTTTTTGAATAGAAGTTTCAATAAATTTTTATGCAACCTTTATCCCAGTTGCATAATAATGGATTAGTTATATGAAAACTTCCTTAAAGTAAATGTAAGGTTTCTCGAGATTTTGCACTTTTTATTTCCTTAATTATTAAGAAGCATTAACCCACTACCAAATCGCCGACTCAGGCTAGATGTCAACACGCCCTAGGGATTAACTAGCCCGAAAGCACCATTTTTTCACCGATACATCAGCGGTTTTAAGGGCTTTATAAAGTTCTTGATCGTTTTTGAATGCCAATTGATTTAGGTGGTAGACTTCTACTGATAAAGTAACTCCTTCATCTTCCCAGGGCCAGGGTTGAAGACCAAATAGATTGTTTTCTACTGCGTAAATCTTCGCCATCTCACCGGAAGGCAACGGGGTTACCTCCAAATGAAGACCATCCGGTGGAATTTGATCTTTGCAGAGCACTAACGATAGGGCATCACTAAAATACATGAGCTGATACGTATCCCGCGCTTGCTGAATAGGTACATCTAAGCCTCGCGCTAATTTTCGCTGGTAATTTTGTTGCTCATCTAAAAATGTATCTAGTTTCTTATCAGTGCCCCGCCACGATTCGTAGAGGGCAGTAGTATGCATTGAGGTAAGTAAAGCTATCCAGCGAGAGCGATACCGGGCATTATCTACCATCTGCTTGGCTTGGGCTATATCGGGTGGTTGCAGCATAAAATTAAGTGGAGCACCCGCATCAGTCAGGTGATTATCCCCTTCCCAATCTCGCTGCCCGTCGTCATGGTCAGCAATAGCGGCTATTAGCTCCGTCCAAGGTTCGGGGCGAGTCTCTACTTTCCAGTACATCGCAATTTGAGCGGCCAAAATAGCGTGCGCTCGCTGAAAAATAATATCCCAACCATATTCTGCCTGATTAACAATCATACTGCTTGACCAAACAAATTGTTCATGGCTTCCATGAGTGTAGGGTGGGCAATAGATGTGCCCGTTATTTGCTCGGCGGTGAGTTTACCCATCATAGCGAATAGCAGGGCTGAAGCCACTTCGCAGCCTTCCATCCCCAAGATAGACGCGCCTAGTAGGGTGCCATCTTGCTTGCTAACT
This region of Tunicatimonas pelagia genomic DNA includes:
- a CDS encoding T9SS type A sorting domain-containing protein, coding for MKTSCIFCWLFMAFQLSSFAQEIQKKAPQCGTLSPTLKQIEKLPYYKNAQYLIDEAIEKGLEIEKDYLQKLNNSNVGQSYADYKKSLPESSQAKAFSSSSHYYIPVKAYIWANSSGTLPFTGPQVENEIDQVNQFFEDNAVPITLYLQCGVLVGANNSYYDVRSDNDYDDMVDFPGPANTLRVHFVNSMIIDGTALSGRARLPSSSNPYRCAISSGASDHTLTHEIGHNLGLFHTHDGGRSNNSSNRDCSKCYQESVSRTRKQGIGCLQTSGWKKCEVNGDFLCDTPADPNLFYDKVIRLNPSSCNYDGTLGNDKWGAAWQPDEGNIMSYSFGNGNTCRSTFTPQQAAVMVLFLPSFATSSPGYFISGPSKLCPNQSATYSVPATSGASDYQWEIPSGWTISGQGNHTVTITASSNSRGTIRVAPSCGRPPVSKSISNQLSSIAVNGPYTVCEGEYVTYSTSATGGSYTWSVMGNLQIHSGQGSSNVQIYVPYGSSGGYVSVNVNFGSCSGTNGRGVSVSSGSNCYSSLVTDDSISFEYIEEEQKQDVPTKSMRTESSDQVLDVLVYPNPSNQQINLSFNKKGTYHIELMDKQGQVVAEQESMNGKESIDVSALSEGLYYLRICLGSAVLTKKVFIE
- a CDS encoding DUF3891 family protein, which gives rise to MIVNQAEYGWDIIFQRAHAILAAQIAMYWKVETRPEPWTELIAAIADHDDGQRDWEGDNHLTDAGAPLNFMLQPPDIAQAKQMVDNARYRSRWIALLTSMHTTALYESWRGTDKKLDTFLDEQQNYQRKLARGLDVPIQQARDTYQLMYFSDALSLVLCKDQIPPDGLHLEVTPLPSGEMAKIYAVENNLFGLQPWPWEDEGVTLSVEVYHLNQLAFKNDQELYKALKTADVSVKKWCFRAS